In Candidatus Aminicenantes bacterium, the DNA window TGACTTTTGTGTTTCGAACCTCCCAGCGGATCAAGAAGGAAGGCGAGTTTGTTTACCTGTTGAAAAATGCCAGAAAAATAAAGAATGATTTTTTTTTTGTATTTTTTGAAAAACAACCGCCCCGACAGCCGCTTTGCCGTTTCCGTTAACCGCAAGATCGGTAACTCGGTTCAACGGAATTTCATCAAGAGAAAAATGAAAGAATGGTTCAGATTGAATCGCTTTTTGCTCGCCGAGCGCTTCGACCTGTGGGTTTCCATGAAAAAACGCTTCACGCGCCGCGACGCCGCGTTAATCGAAGCCCTTTTCCTGGACGCCCTGGTCAAGATCCAGTACAAATAGAAAATGAAAAAAGCGTTCCTGCTCATGATCACACTCTATAAAAAAACCCTTTCGCCGCTGCTGGGCAACCACTGCCGCTTCCTGCCCACCTGCTCCGACTACGCCTACGGTGCCATCGAAAAGCACGGCGCCGTCCGCGGGGCATTCCTGGGGGCGAAGCGCATCCTCAGGTGCCATCCGTTTCACAGCGGCGGCTATGACCCGGTTCCCGAAAAAAACGAGGTGAAATTTTAATGGATACCAAAAAGCTGATCTTGGCTATCGTGTTGTCGGTGACGGTGTTGCTGGTCTACCAGTACCTTTTCATGCCCAAACCGGCGGCGCCGGAGCGGCTCTCCCAGCCCGCCGCCGCCCAGCCGCAGCGGACGGCCGA includes these proteins:
- the rnpA gene encoding ribonuclease P protein component, which translates into the protein MIFFLYFLKNNRPDSRFAVSVNRKIGNSVQRNFIKRKMKEWFRLNRFLLAERFDLWVSMKKRFTRRDAALIEALFLDALVKIQYK
- the yidD gene encoding membrane protein insertion efficiency factor YidD; translation: MKKAFLLMITLYKKTLSPLLGNHCRFLPTCSDYAYGAIEKHGAVRGAFLGAKRILRCHPFHSGGYDPVPEKNEVKF